Proteins encoded together in one Marmota flaviventris isolate mMarFla1 chromosome Y, mMarFla1.hap1, whole genome shotgun sequence window:
- the LOC114106839 gene encoding G-protein coupled receptor 143 → MASPRLGTFCCPTRDAATQLVLSFQPRAFHALCLGSGALRLVLGLLQMLPRRRPAGPGAPSTSPPASARILRAAAACDVLGCLGIILRSAVWLGFPDFVENISDGNGTDIWPAAFCVGSAMWIQLLYSACFWWLFCYAVDAYLVIRRSAGLSTIVWYHIMAWGLALLLCAEGAVMLYYPSVSRCERGLDHAIPHYITTYLPLLLVLVANPVLFQKTVTAVASLLKGRQGIYTENERRMGAVIKIRFFKIMLVLIACWLSNIINESLLFYLEMQPDINAGSLKRVRDAAKTTWFIMGILNPAQGFLLSLAFYGWTGCCMGLQSPKMVIQWESMTTSAAEVVGSCVRPENLTCRKVAPVGGHTSDEALSMLSEGSDASTVEIHTASGSRKENDVDMAHPTQGHL, encoded by the exons ATGGCCTCCCCGCGCTTGGGGACCTTCTGTTGTCCCACTCGGGACGCTGCCACGCAACTCGTGCTGAGCTTCCAGCCGCGGGCGTTCCATGCGCTGTGCCTGGGCAGCGGCGCGCTCCGCCTGGTGCTCGGCCTCCTGCAGATGCTGCCCCGGCGCCGACCCGCCGGTCCCGGGGCCCCTTCCACCTCTCCGCCTGCCTCGGCCCGCATCCTGAGGGCCGCTGCTGCTTGCGACGTCCTCGGCTGCCTTG GGATCATCCTTCGGTCGGCAGTGTGGCTGGGATTCCCAGATTTCGTTGAAAACATCTCTGATGGGAATGGAACAGACATTTGGCCTGCTGCTTTCTGTGTTGGGAGCGCG ATGTGGATCCAGCTGTTGTACAGTGCCTGTTTCTGGTGGCTCTTCTGCTACGCGGTTGATGCCTATCTTGTGATAAGGAGATCGGCAGGACTGAG CACCATCGTGTGGTACCACATCATGGCCTGGGGCCTGGCCCTCCTGCTCTGTGCAGAGGGAGCTGTCATGCTGTACTACCCCTCTGTGTCCAG GTGTGAGAGAGGCCTTGACCATGCCATCCCACACTATATCACCACGTACCTGCCACTACTGCTCGTTCTGGTAGCtaaccctgtcttgttccaaaaGACAGTGACAGCAG TGGCCTCTTTACTGAAAGGAAGACAGGGCATTTACACAGAGAACGAGAGGCGAATGGGAGCTGTGATCAAGATCcggtttttcaaaataatgctgGTTTTAATCGCttg TTGGCTGTCCAATATAATCAATGAAAGCCTTTTATTCTACCTTGAAATGCAACCAGATATCAATGCAGGCTCTTTGAAACGTGTCAGAGATGCAGCCAAGACCACGTGGTTTATTATG GGGATACTGAATCCCGCCCAGGGCTTCCTCTTGTCTCTGGCCTTCTATGGCTGGACAGGATGCTGCATGGGTCTCCAGTCTCCCAAGATGGTGATCCAGTGGGAATCCATGACGACTTCAGCAGCCGAGGTGGTGGGCTCTTGCGTGCGTCCTGAAAACCTCACTTGCAGGAAGGTGGCTCCAGTTGGGGGACACACTTCTGATGAGGCCCTCAGCATGCTGTCAGAAG